The Plasmodium vinckei vinckei genome assembly, chromosome: PVVCY_14 genome window below encodes:
- a CDS encoding 26S protease regulatory subunit 10B, putative produces the protein MDNKESVRLYVKKVIEHREIESKVKKLRLDIKDLNKKYEKTEDNLKALQSVGQIIGQVLKQLEDDKFIVKASSGPRYVVGCKSKINKSKLEIGTRVSLDMTTLTVMKRLPCEVDPLVFNMISDIDKSENSTNKVNYNQIGGLSEQIRQMREVVELPILNPFLFKRVGIKTPKGVLLYGPPGTGKTLLARAMASNINCNFMRIVVSSIVDKYIGESARIIREMFTYAKEHQPCIIFMDEIDAIGGRRFSQGTSADREIQRTLMELLNHLDGFEELGNVKIIMATNRPDVLDPALVRPGRLDRKIEIPLPNETARIEILKIHANKMTKMGDIDYESVCRLCDGFNGADLRNVCTEAGMFAIRAMRDYVIEEDFYKAARKINEAKKLEGKLEYEKI, from the coding sequence ATGGATAATAAAGAGAGCGTAAGATTGTATGtgaaaaaagtaatagAACATAGAGAAATCGAAAgtaaagtaaaaaaattaagattAGATATAAAAGActtgaataaaaaatatgaaaaaaccgaagataatttaaaagCCTTACAAAGTGTAGGGCAAATAATAGGGCAAGTGTTAAAGCAATTAGAAGATGATAAGTTTATTGTGAAAGCATCAAGTGGGCCCAGATATGTAGTAGGGTGTAagtcaaaaataaataaaagtaaattAGAAATTGGTACAAGAGTATCACTAGATATGACAACATTAACAGTAATGAAAAGATTACCATGTGAAGTAGATCCATTAGTATTTAATATGATAAGTGATATAGATAAGAGTGAAAATAGTACAAATAAAGTAAATTATAACCAAATAGGTGGATTAAGTGAGCAAATAAGGCAAATGAGAGAGGTAGTTGAATTACCAATATTaaatccatttttattcaaaagAGTAGGAATTAAAACCCCAAAAggtgttttattatatggtCCACCAGGAACAGGAAAAACATTATTAGCAAGAGCTATGGCTTCTAATATTAATTGTAATTTTATGAGAATAGTTGTTTCATCTATCGTTGATAAATACATTGGTGAAAGTGCTAGAATTATCAGAGAAATGTTTACATATGCTAAAGAGCACCAACcatgtattatatttatggaTGAAATTGATGCTATTGGTGGACGAAGATTTTCTCAAGGTACTTCTGCTGATAGAGAAATTCAAAGAACACTTATGGAATTATTAAATCATTTAGATGGTTTTGAAGAATTAGGAAAcgttaaaattattatggcTACTAATAGGCCTGATGTATTAGACCCTGCTTTGGTTCGACCTGGAAGATTAGATAGAAAAATTGAAATTCCTTTACCAAATGAAACAGCAAGAATtgaaattttgaaaatacatgcaaataaaatgaCAAAAATGGGGGATATAGATTATGAGTCTGTTTGTCGATTATGTGATGGTTTTAACGGAGCTGACTTAAGGAATGTATGTACTGAAGCAGGAATGTTTGCTATCAGGGCTATGCGTGATTATGTTATTGAGGAAGATTTTTATAAAGCCGCTcgaaaaattaatgaagcTAAAAAATTAGAAGGAAAATtagaatatgaaaaaatataa
- a CDS encoding V-type proton ATPase subunit H, putative, which translates to MANESGISVIRKFVESEQKNEILNDSILNTMPCYDKYRDINILSEEEVDLLKKFHDMSKKEKFDYFKENSMIVTVLFNCLKNDFNAHLIQYVLTIFYEVIRNDGSSYSYILSILDSKEVYSHLMKLCTHNDTYITDKSSFLLSGSFCYNNNYFTDMDIRNFILKIDFFNVTEEGKLDIFINILKIDEYRKDIYELEQFIPIINKNLDIANNNANKQYKSVFCVWLLTFKDYFIKKLYKNNTISVIVNLFKKCRVEKILRVSLNIIKNIIHIDDCFEIIVDNNIIQTLTVLQYDKWRDNDIYDTLVQLLHKLDQRVKNYSNFERYCHELSNGKLKWSILHTEKFWLENVMQFEKDEFKSIQQLADIIKKYVHSILQKPQGNETKDEIDNVTAAVACFDIGEFARLYPNGKKICQKFKIKENVMFLIATKDRDIAREALLCAQKIMLNNWQSISNTK; encoded by the exons atggcAAATGAAAGTGGGATAAGCGTTATTAGGAAATTTGTAGAATcggaacaaaaaaatgaa ATATTAAATGATTCGATTTTAAATACTATGCCATGTTATGACAAATACAGGGATATCAATATATTGTCCGAAGAAGAAGttgatttattaaaaaaatttcatGATATGAgcaaaaaggaaaaatttGATTATTTCAAGGAGAATTCTATGATTGTTACAGTATTATTTAACTGTTTAAAAAACGATTTTAATGCCCATTTAATTCAATATGTgctaacaattttttatgaagtTATAAGAAATGATGGAAGTTCTTATAGCTATATATTAAGTATATTGGATAGTAAAGAAGTATATTCTCatttaatgaaattatGCACACATAACGATACTTATATAACTGATAAAAGTTCGTTCTTATTGTCAGGAAGCTTTTGttataacaataattatttcaCAGATATGGATATaagaaattttattttaaaaattgatttttttaatgtaacTGAAGAAGGCAAATTggatatattcataaatatactaaaaatagatgaatatagaaaagatatatatgaattagAACAATTTATaccaataataaataaaaacttaGATATAgctaataataatgctaataaacaatataaatcTGTTTTTTGTGTATGGCTACTTACATTTAAAgattatttcattaaaaaattatataaaaataacaccATTTCCGTTattgtaaatttatttaaaaaatgtagagttgaaaaaatattaagagTATCCCTTAatatcattaaaaatataattcatatcGATGATTGTTTTGAAATTATAGTTGATaacaatataatacaaACATTAACTGTTTTGCAATATGATAAATGGAGAGATAACGACATATATGATACCTTAGTTCAGCTTTTACATAAATTGGATCAGCGTGTTAAAAATTACAG caATTTCGAGCGATATTGTCATGAGCTCTCAAatggaaaattaaaatggtCTATTTTGCACACAGAAAAATTTTGGCTAGAAAATGTGATGCAATTTGAGAAGGACGAATTTAAATCCATACAGCAATTAGcagatataataaaaaaatatgtacatagCATACTACAGAAACCTCAAGGTAATGAAACAAAAGACGAAATTGATAATGTAACAGCCGCAGTTGCATGTTTTGATATTGGTGAATTTGCTAGATTATATCCAAATGGTAAAAAGATATGTCagaaatttaaaataaaagaaaatgtaaTGTTCTTAATTGCAACAAAGGATAGAGATATTGCTAGAGAAGCGTTATTATGTGCTCAGAAAATTATGTTGAACAATTGGCAAAGTATTTCAAACACAAAATAA
- a CDS encoding RED-like protein, putative → MSGELTNSDFRAIFDNYEKEKKEKEKIVLEKEEKKLKRKQKYILKKKKGDEKEEQKYRDRAEERRKGIIKDIEDASVLYNNEKNTIDESKFMGGDVEHTHLVKGLDFLLLNKVRNKLIDKINSEKEKSKGNKSGEKYNNIKTFNNEESKQIFKYFFLYEHPHNIHFKKKIEDLHNNIMNNMKFKNFNKNIHSINYKFNISPEIEENDIPIKYMYDIDDIKICHTYYLKDTILNELDICFKWHMENRKKKKSKRLPKRPLTTVFFNNKQIKYEDEEDIDIFKNDDTEIKKDEVISENNNDDDSDSEMSEIDNSTNIVTNNASQNNAKFEDNTNFFMPPNIIKKMNNNTTNKNNNSLTGNIFSDTYDECYPRY, encoded by the coding sequence ATGTCTGGAGAACTCACAAATAGCGATTTCCGTGCCATTTTTGACAACTATGAAAAggaaaagaaagaaaaggaaaaaatagtgTTAGAAAAAGAGgaaaagaaattaaaaagaaaacaaaaatatatattaaaaaaaaaaaaaggagatGAAAAAGAAGAGCAGAAATATAGAGACAGAGCTGAGGAGAGAAGAAagggaataataaaagatatCGAAGATGCTagtgtattatataataatgagaAAAATACAATTGATGAATCTAAGTTTATGGGTGGTGATGTTGAGCATACGCATTTGGTTAAAGGtcttgattttttattattaaataaagtaaggaataaattaattgataaaataaattcagaaaaagaaaaatccaaaggaaataaatctggtgaaaaatataataatataaaaacatttaataatgaagaatCAAAGCAAATATttaagtatttttttttatatgaacatCCACACAAcatacattttaaaaaaaaaatcgaagATTTAcacaataatattatgaataatatgaaatttaaaaattttaataaaaatatccaTTCAATTAactataaatttaatattagtCCAGAaatagaagaaaatgacataccaataaaatatatgtatgatatagatgatataaaaatatgccacacatattatttaaaggaCACGATCTTAAACGAACTagatatttgttttaaatgGCATATGgaaaatcgaaaaaaaaagaaaagcaAAAGATTACCCAAAAGACCATTAACAacagttttttttaataataagcaaattaaatatgaagatgaagaagatattgatatttttaaaaatgatgatacggaaattaaaaaagatgaaGTAATATCTGAAAATAACAATGACGACGATTCAGATTCGGAAATGAGTGAAATCGATAATAGCACCAATATAGTGACAAATAATGCATCTCAAAATAATGCAAAATTTGAagataatacaaatttttttatgccccctaatataattaaaaaaatgaataacaATACTACtaacaaaaataacaaCAGTTTAACgggaaatattttttcagatACATACGACGAATGTTATCCCCGATATTAG